One genomic segment of Kiritimatiella glycovorans includes these proteins:
- a CDS encoding uroporphyrinogen decarboxylase family protein encodes MDTPNTPDPAIYEERLNRYRTAMANGRPDRIPIRPFAAEFTANVAGMTCQEITQDYEKAFEAVRLTAREFDWDAMGPTMVYIWGGIPQMLGTRYYAIPGVGLPPDVGFQYLEPPGDEAWMPPEDYPALIADPTAYLIDSWLPRTQSRVVAPGEPVTRENQMAWLKGGIAMSQYFNALGSAVERLRVECAMPSSICGILKSPFDIIADKFRGYVGLTMDLFERPDEVMAAAEAMMPHMLSVAMASSDPTGTLPLSIWMHRGCVPFITPEQFDRYYWPTLKPIIEELWAAGRRTIFYMEGKWEHHWDAFLELPEGSIIVHCDRDDVFAAQKKLGHRFAISGGIPNVLLSYGKPDQVRAFCRRVIDEVAVDGGYIADAGAILQNDASIENMRVMTETFREYGVYSQSTPRPDAPAFSLKTSDPRRAPHPERPTGTVEPWDDIKPTFPSIVGDEALVKTTWNAYDAWANTFLWHMVVSF; translated from the coding sequence ATGGATACACCCAATACACCGGATCCGGCGATTTACGAGGAGCGGCTCAACCGTTACCGCACGGCCATGGCCAATGGCCGGCCGGATCGAATCCCGATTCGGCCTTTTGCCGCCGAGTTCACGGCGAACGTCGCCGGCATGACCTGCCAGGAGATCACCCAGGATTACGAGAAGGCCTTTGAGGCCGTCCGGCTCACGGCCCGGGAATTCGACTGGGACGCGATGGGGCCGACCATGGTCTACATCTGGGGCGGTATCCCTCAGATGCTCGGCACGCGTTACTATGCGATCCCCGGCGTGGGTCTCCCGCCGGACGTGGGATTTCAGTATCTCGAACCTCCGGGAGACGAGGCCTGGATGCCGCCTGAGGACTATCCGGCCCTTATCGCGGATCCGACGGCGTATCTGATCGATTCCTGGCTTCCGCGGACCCAGTCCCGCGTCGTCGCCCCGGGCGAACCCGTCACGCGCGAAAACCAGATGGCCTGGCTCAAGGGCGGCATCGCCATGTCCCAATACTTCAACGCGCTCGGCAGCGCCGTCGAGCGACTGCGCGTGGAATGTGCGATGCCTTCGTCCATCTGCGGCATTCTGAAGAGTCCGTTCGATATCATCGCCGACAAGTTTCGCGGTTACGTGGGCCTGACTATGGATCTGTTCGAGCGCCCGGACGAGGTCATGGCGGCCGCGGAGGCGATGATGCCGCACATGCTTTCGGTTGCGATGGCGTCCTCGGACCCCACGGGCACCCTCCCCCTCTCGATCTGGATGCATCGCGGATGCGTCCCGTTTATTACACCGGAACAGTTCGACCGTTACTATTGGCCGACGCTCAAGCCGATCATCGAGGAACTCTGGGCCGCCGGGCGCCGGACGATTTTCTACATGGAAGGCAAGTGGGAACACCACTGGGACGCATTCCTCGAGCTTCCCGAGGGGAGCATTATCGTCCATTGCGACCGCGACGACGTGTTCGCGGCCCAAAAGAAACTGGGGCACCGTTTTGCAATCAGCGGCGGCATCCCCAATGTGCTGCTCAGTTACGGGAAACCCGACCAGGTGCGCGCCTTCTGCCGCAGGGTCATCGATGAGGTGGCCGTCGACGGCGGGTATATCGCGGACGCCGGTGCCATTCTGCAGAACGACGCCTCCATCGAAAACATGCGGGTGATGACCGAGACCTTCCGCGAGTACGGCGTCTATTCGCAGTCGACGCCGCGGCCGGATGCGCCCGCCTTTTCGCTCAAGACGTCCGATCCGCGGCGCGCCCCGCACCCGGAACGGCCGACCGGGACGGTCGAACCGTGGGATGATATCAAGCCCACCTTCCCGTCGATCGTCGGCGACGAGGCCCTCGTTAAAACGACGTGGAACGCTTACGACGCCTGGGCGAACACGTTTCTCTGGCACATGGTCGTCTCGTTCTAA
- a CDS encoding Gfo/Idh/MocA family protein, with the protein MKKRRTGTNGLARRAFLRSAAALSSPLILPRGVRGMPAPSNRITVGFIGLGRHGFGVNLKSMLAQPDMEPVALCDVDTDYLKRAMDHVKSTREITLDRKAVTTDWREVIARSDIDAVMISTPDHWHVPIALAALRAGKDVICEKPTLTIEEGQVLRRTVREYGRVFQGSMEDRAMPMYHRMAELVRNGHIGKLRHIGITVPGAPWSETPPRGQPPQFEVKSVPVPATLDYDMWLGPAPEAPYQPERVHYMNPAGGWRFIRDYSGGMLSDWGVHMGDTAQWASNTESTGPIDVSGRGYFFRDGLYNTAHQFQVRYRYAEGFDMTIESGGTGIRFEGTDGWLEVSAWARPIQASDPTVLRHITGPNEVRLYTDYSREHRNFLDCVKSRRDPYFPVEALHRVSTIVHLGNIALQLERPLTWDPQQERFPDDARACSMMSREMRAPWTL; encoded by the coding sequence ATGAAGAAGAGAAGAACCGGGACCAACGGACTCGCACGCCGGGCCTTTCTACGGAGCGCGGCGGCCCTGTCCTCTCCGCTTATACTGCCGCGTGGCGTGCGCGGTATGCCCGCACCCTCCAACCGGATTACCGTGGGCTTTATCGGACTCGGCCGGCACGGCTTCGGCGTAAACCTGAAATCCATGCTCGCCCAGCCGGACATGGAACCGGTCGCGCTGTGCGATGTGGATACCGACTATCTGAAACGGGCTATGGATCACGTGAAGTCCACGCGGGAGATCACTCTGGACCGGAAGGCGGTCACTACAGACTGGCGCGAGGTTATTGCCCGATCGGATATCGATGCGGTGATGATCTCGACGCCGGATCACTGGCATGTACCGATCGCGCTGGCCGCGCTGCGGGCCGGGAAGGATGTCATCTGCGAAAAGCCGACGCTGACCATTGAAGAGGGTCAGGTGCTGCGCAGGACGGTGCGCGAGTACGGCCGCGTGTTCCAAGGTTCGATGGAGGACCGCGCCATGCCGATGTACCACCGCATGGCCGAGCTGGTCCGCAACGGCCATATCGGCAAGCTCCGGCACATCGGGATCACGGTGCCGGGCGCGCCGTGGTCGGAAACCCCACCCCGGGGACAGCCGCCCCAGTTCGAGGTGAAGTCCGTTCCTGTTCCGGCCACGCTCGACTACGACATGTGGCTCGGTCCCGCGCCCGAAGCCCCCTATCAGCCCGAGCGCGTCCATTACATGAATCCCGCCGGAGGATGGCGCTTCATCCGCGATTATTCCGGGGGGATGCTCAGCGACTGGGGTGTTCACATGGGGGATACCGCACAGTGGGCCAGCAACACGGAATCGACCGGTCCGATCGACGTCTCCGGCCGGGGCTATTTCTTCAGGGACGGGCTCTACAACACGGCCCATCAGTTCCAGGTCCGCTACCGGTATGCCGAAGGCTTCGATATGACGATCGAGTCCGGAGGGACCGGAATTCGGTTTGAGGGCACCGATGGTTGGCTGGAAGTTTCGGCCTGGGCCCGCCCGATTCAGGCATCGGATCCCACGGTCCTGCGCCATATCACCGGTCCGAACGAGGTCCGCCTCTACACGGATTACAGCCGCGAGCACCGCAATTTTCTCGATTGCGTCAAGTCCAGGCGCGATCCCTACTTTCCGGTCGAGGCCCTTCACCGGGTCAGCACCATCGTTCACCTGGGCAACATCGCCCTCCAGCTCGAGCGGCCGCTGACATGGGATCCGCAGCAGGAGCGTTTTCCCGACGATGCCCGGGCCTGCTCGATGATGTCGCGCGAAATGCGCGCCCCTTGGACCCTGTAA
- a CDS encoding DUF1080 domain-containing protein codes for MHPIDRIPNLCLTVVLSVLFGLCLIPSSPAEYAADPAAQLIERGHRGALSDTDWIEALQAKDPLICEAALSLALRGGEREVFLPTAKDMASLTPEVRTRLISVLGMRGNAAALPAIRPSLQADHAAERIAAVRTLGELKDTASKGRLIELAVSEDPAAEAAREALSRIPGSDIDETLRVLFVNGPETRRIRALKTLVLRGCRTVVPTLLSSEWMEGEARISAAAEALAALGTDREFGEILEYALGLPGSSGKDLQDPLARIILTSADPHALLDTLKNRIAREDVETRISYIGFLSRAQCEATIELLAEYARGDHPDLAQRAVRTLAAWDDTGSVDLLFELADSSDAVLRRSSLEALSILVNRRKIRNGAWINRINEALAEETRAESRAADSPGHTEAANPADDREPSEADAGTWVPLFNGENLDGWHALPGGTWFVLDGQIIGIGTHESKSHALLISDKRYRDFHLRVEFMSVLGNSGLYFRTERVDHPVAVKGFQAEICPAGFPVGGLYETLGRAWVAHSDREEVNAVFKKYDWNVMEVRAVGGDIQVVLNGKKVCEVKDDPGLPEGYIGLQLHGNADLDVRFRTIEIMEIPQS; via the coding sequence ATGCACCCCATCGATCGGATCCCAAATCTGTGTCTCACGGTCGTTCTGTCCGTCCTCTTCGGCCTATGCCTCATCCCCTCGAGTCCGGCGGAGTACGCCGCCGACCCCGCGGCGCAGCTCATCGAACGGGGACATCGCGGCGCGTTGAGCGATACGGACTGGATCGAGGCTCTTCAAGCGAAGGACCCGCTTATCTGCGAGGCGGCCCTCTCCCTCGCCCTCCGCGGCGGGGAGCGCGAGGTGTTCCTGCCCACGGCGAAAGACATGGCTTCGCTCACGCCCGAGGTTCGAACCCGGCTGATCTCGGTGCTGGGGATGCGGGGAAACGCCGCGGCCCTTCCCGCTATCCGTCCGTCGCTTCAGGCCGACCACGCCGCGGAGCGCATCGCCGCCGTCCGCACGCTGGGCGAGCTGAAAGATACCGCCTCGAAAGGTCGCCTCATCGAACTGGCGGTAAGCGAAGATCCGGCCGCGGAGGCCGCGCGTGAAGCGCTCTCACGCATACCCGGCTCCGATATTGACGAGACCCTGAGAGTCCTGTTTGTGAACGGACCCGAGACTCGTCGCATCCGGGCCCTGAAGACGCTCGTCCTGCGGGGGTGCCGCACCGTGGTGCCCACCCTGCTCTCGTCGGAGTGGATGGAAGGCGAGGCGCGGATTTCCGCGGCGGCGGAGGCCCTCGCCGCCCTGGGGACGGACCGTGAATTCGGCGAGATCCTCGAATACGCCCTGGGCCTGCCCGGCTCGTCCGGAAAGGATCTCCAGGATCCCCTCGCACGGATTATTCTTACGTCCGCGGATCCTCATGCCCTGCTGGACACGCTCAAAAACCGGATCGCCCGCGAGGATGTCGAAACCCGGATCTCCTATATCGGCTTTCTCAGCCGGGCCCAGTGCGAGGCGACGATCGAGCTGCTCGCGGAGTATGCCCGCGGCGACCATCCCGACCTCGCGCAAAGGGCCGTGCGAACCCTGGCCGCGTGGGACGATACGGGAAGTGTCGACCTTCTTTTCGAACTCGCCGATTCCTCCGACGCGGTCCTGAGGCGATCGTCGCTCGAAGCGCTGTCCATTCTCGTGAACAGGCGGAAGATCCGAAACGGCGCGTGGATCAACCGCATCAACGAAGCGCTCGCGGAAGAGACCCGGGCCGAAAGCCGCGCCGCCGATTCGCCCGGCCATACAGAGGCGGCCAACCCCGCCGATGACCGCGAGCCTTCCGAGGCCGACGCGGGCACATGGGTTCCGCTGTTCAATGGAGAGAATCTCGACGGATGGCACGCCCTGCCCGGCGGGACGTGGTTCGTTCTCGATGGACAGATCATCGGGATCGGGACGCATGAATCCAAATCTCACGCGTTGTTGATCAGTGATAAACGATATCGCGATTTTCACCTCCGCGTGGAATTCATGTCCGTACTCGGCAACAGCGGCCTCTACTTTCGTACCGAGCGGGTCGACCACCCGGTCGCGGTCAAGGGCTTTCAGGCCGAGATCTGTCCCGCGGGGTTCCCGGTCGGAGGTCTCTATGAAACACTCGGGCGCGCATGGGTCGCCCATTCCGACCGGGAAGAGGTCAATGCCGTCTTCAAAAAATACGACTGGAATGTCATGGAAGTCCGCGCCGTCGGGGGCGATATCCAGGTCGTGCTCAACGGCAAAAAGGTTTGCGAAGTGAAGGACGATCCCGGGCTGCCGGAGGGGTATATCGGTCTTCAACTGCACGGAAACGCGGATCTCGATGTCCGGTTCCGCACGATCGAGATTATGGAAATCCCGCAATCATAA
- a CDS encoding FAD:protein FMN transferase: protein MSTELQPVEIRREAMNTVFAFHAYHDRPAYARHALTAAMEEVAWAEERLSRFLESSDLGRIAAAGTGEVLRVDPITFEVLRVSLKLYEASGGAFDIGCRQRPRIPLTDLIALEEGGLCVRVLADGPVLDAGGIGKGAALDRAAAVLREDWDLENALLCGGTSTILGIGAPPGEAGWRPLVEGAVFPGPVLLRDRAFSASGVNVQGEHIQPEAEIMCRRAWAGAPGAATADGLSTALMLLPREDAIRLLEEDRDWFGFAEYEPGVITPLKEPSS, encoded by the coding sequence ATGTCCACTGAACTCCAGCCCGTCGAGATCCGCCGCGAGGCGATGAACACCGTGTTCGCATTCCACGCGTATCACGATCGCCCGGCCTATGCGCGCCACGCCCTGACTGCGGCGATGGAGGAGGTCGCCTGGGCCGAAGAGCGGCTGAGCCGTTTCCTGGAGTCGAGTGATCTCGGGCGGATCGCCGCGGCGGGGACGGGGGAGGTTCTCCGGGTCGATCCGATCACGTTCGAGGTGCTGCGCGTGTCGCTCAAACTCTACGAGGCGAGCGGCGGAGCGTTCGATATCGGATGTCGGCAACGTCCCCGTATTCCTCTGACCGATCTGATCGCATTGGAGGAAGGCGGACTGTGCGTGCGGGTGCTCGCCGACGGGCCGGTTCTCGACGCGGGCGGGATCGGAAAGGGCGCGGCGCTGGATCGCGCGGCCGCGGTGCTGCGAGAGGACTGGGACCTCGAAAACGCCCTCCTCTGCGGCGGTACGAGCACGATTCTCGGAATCGGCGCCCCGCCCGGAGAAGCGGGCTGGCGCCCGCTGGTGGAGGGAGCGGTCTTTCCCGGCCCCGTCCTCCTGCGTGACCGTGCGTTCAGCGCTTCAGGCGTGAACGTTCAGGGGGAGCATATTCAACCCGAAGCTGAGATCATGTGCCGCCGGGCCTGGGCGGGCGCGCCGGGGGCGGCCACCGCCGACGGGTTGTCGACGGCGTTGATGTTGCTGCCCCGCGAGGATGCGATCCGCCTTCTTGAAGAGGATCGGGACTGGTTCGGTTTTGCGGAATACGAGCCGGGGGTGATCACGCCGTTGAAAGAACCGAGTTCGTAG
- a CDS encoding Gfo/Idh/MocA family protein, which produces MKRLKMGMVGGGPGAFIGEVHRKAARMDGHIEVTAGAFDIDPEKSQAMGRELDLDPERVYDDYKAMLASESARSADERISFVSVTTPNNWHFPIAKAALEAGFHVMCEKPMTMTSAEAVELRDLVRESGLVFGLMHVYTGYPMVKLAREMVRQGDLGEIRKIVVQYPQGWLARAIEREGVQQASWRTDPKQSGAAGCIGDIGTHAANLAEYVAGIGITELCADLSTFVEGRPLDDDGQMLLRFDNGAKGLLHASQISIGEENNLAIRVHGENASLEWHQENPNALHVRKLNAPEEIWRRGNDYVGEKCEAAAKCTRIPFGHPEGFIESFANHYVNFAEAIRAHAEGRNPSADGSDFPSVDEGVRGMRFIEAVVKSSQDGAVWVKLEND; this is translated from the coding sequence ATGAAGCGTTTGAAGATGGGGATGGTCGGCGGCGGCCCCGGAGCATTCATCGGGGAAGTGCACCGGAAGGCGGCACGCATGGACGGCCACATTGAAGTTACGGCCGGGGCTTTCGATATCGACCCGGAAAAGAGTCAGGCGATGGGGCGAGAGCTGGATCTGGATCCTGAGCGGGTGTATGACGATTATAAGGCGATGCTGGCCTCCGAATCGGCGCGCTCCGCCGACGAGCGCATATCCTTCGTTTCCGTGACGACGCCGAACAACTGGCATTTTCCGATCGCGAAGGCGGCGCTTGAAGCGGGTTTTCACGTGATGTGCGAGAAGCCGATGACGATGACGTCGGCGGAGGCGGTGGAACTGCGCGACCTGGTGCGGGAGAGCGGACTCGTGTTCGGCCTGATGCATGTGTATACGGGCTATCCGATGGTGAAACTGGCCCGCGAAATGGTTCGGCAGGGTGATCTCGGGGAGATCCGCAAGATTGTGGTTCAGTACCCGCAGGGGTGGCTGGCCCGGGCGATCGAGCGCGAAGGCGTGCAGCAGGCGAGCTGGCGGACGGATCCGAAACAGAGCGGAGCTGCGGGTTGTATCGGCGATATCGGCACCCATGCGGCGAACCTCGCCGAATATGTGGCCGGGATCGGGATCACTGAATTGTGTGCGGATCTTTCGACGTTCGTGGAGGGACGGCCGCTCGACGACGACGGCCAGATGCTGCTGCGCTTCGATAACGGGGCGAAGGGGCTGCTCCACGCCAGCCAGATCTCGATCGGAGAAGAGAACAACCTGGCGATTCGGGTGCACGGCGAAAACGCGAGCCTGGAATGGCACCAGGAAAACCCGAATGCACTGCACGTGCGCAAGTTGAATGCGCCCGAGGAGATATGGCGGCGCGGCAACGACTACGTCGGCGAAAAATGCGAGGCGGCCGCGAAGTGTACGCGAATCCCGTTCGGCCATCCGGAAGGGTTCATCGAGTCCTTCGCCAATCACTACGTCAACTTTGCGGAAGCGATCCGCGCCCACGCGGAAGGCCGGAACCCTTCCGCGGACGGGTCGGATTTCCCGTCCGTCGACGAAGGGGTTCGCGGCATGCGATTCATTGAGGCGGTCGTGAAATCGTCACAGGACGGGGCCGTGTGGGTAAAACTGGAAAACGACTAA
- a CDS encoding 3-keto-disaccharide hydrolase, which produces MTVHDVTRPGFLAGLLLISGNPVAADAELTYREARAMIMSHRVERIPSVDPSVAPDAGFEGSEQYGDYEGSIVMEGGARQTVAVRIQHRGATRVAHILPEFDRRVEPLAVLYESGTGDGIVFTGRSTGGAMPGGSWSLTLRNGRLEGQLSARDEHGRLEAARVIRPSPTLGLAAPEGADVLLGPDTETWRASWSDFPHEPESPDPWEPAGPGVMRIVPKTRWVLSRDRYRDQLVHLEFRTPFNPDDTGRFPGNSGIYLKGFYEIQILESYAVEPTYQDCGAIYHHYAPQINACAPPRQWQTFDLLFRDARYDRWGRKVEPARMTVLHNGLLVHDERRMTGTTGGNRREGGPHSAEIFLQNHGHPVEFRNIWVIKLLASNPSAGDPNTEEK; this is translated from the coding sequence ATGACCGTTCATGACGTCACGAGACCAGGGTTTCTGGCAGGGCTTCTCCTGATTTCAGGAAACCCGGTCGCGGCGGATGCGGAGCTTACCTATCGGGAAGCGCGCGCGATGATCATGAGCCATCGGGTGGAGCGCATTCCGTCGGTCGATCCCTCGGTCGCTCCGGATGCGGGGTTCGAGGGCTCAGAACAGTACGGCGACTACGAGGGGTCGATCGTCATGGAGGGCGGCGCCCGGCAGACGGTGGCTGTCCGGATTCAGCATCGGGGCGCAACGCGTGTGGCCCACATCCTTCCCGAGTTTGATCGTCGGGTCGAGCCCCTCGCCGTCTTGTACGAATCAGGCACGGGCGACGGGATCGTCTTTACGGGCCGGAGTACCGGCGGCGCGATGCCGGGGGGTTCGTGGTCCCTGACGCTTCGGAACGGTCGGCTGGAGGGTCAGCTGTCCGCGCGGGATGAGCACGGCCGGCTCGAGGCCGCGCGCGTCATCCGACCCTCCCCCACCCTCGGACTGGCCGCGCCGGAGGGAGCTGACGTGCTCCTCGGTCCGGACACCGAAACCTGGCGCGCGAGCTGGTCGGACTTTCCGCACGAACCCGAATCCCCGGACCCATGGGAGCCGGCGGGTCCCGGCGTCATGCGTATCGTTCCCAAAACCCGCTGGGTCCTTTCGCGCGACCGGTATCGCGACCAGCTCGTGCATCTCGAATTTCGCACCCCGTTCAATCCCGACGATACGGGACGGTTCCCCGGCAACAGCGGGATTTATCTGAAGGGGTTTTACGAAATACAGATCCTCGAAAGCTACGCCGTCGAACCCACGTATCAGGATTGCGGGGCGATCTATCACCATTACGCTCCGCAGATCAATGCCTGTGCCCCGCCGCGTCAGTGGCAAACGTTCGATCTTCTCTTTCGCGATGCCCGATACGACCGATGGGGGCGGAAGGTCGAACCCGCCAGGATGACGGTCCTGCACAACGGGCTCCTGGTGCACGACGAGCGTCGCATGACCGGCACCACCGGCGGCAACCGCCGTGAAGGCGGACCGCACTCCGCCGAGATCTTTTTGCAGAATCACGGTCATCCCGTCGAATTCAGGAATATCTGGGTGATAAAACTCCTCGCCTCAAACCCGTCTGCCGGAGACCCCAACACGGAGGAAAAATGA
- a CDS encoding flippase activity-associated protein Agl23, protein MINRCGFAALLFLLLLAGAGWARLAGLDHRPMHTDEAVQAVIFGDLLEEGDYTYDPYEYHGPTLMYATLPAARLAGAEGLASLDEIPLRVVPVVFGLLCLLLSAALIRPLSFPAAWTGALLAAVSPAFLYYNRYYIHETLLVFGTFLLLIALGRWARTRTVSAAVLAGVAAGWMIATKETAVLSYFSIAAAGLILYRGRVFAALRDHPVHGALALGSALAVTVVFYTSFFTNPEGLAAAVRSVTHYLPRAGGEGHEKPWYYYLVLFGGHSRGGVFWSEGLILGMAVFGTIRACRPRREGGMRGSALVRFFGLYALILLIVYSAIPYKIPWLMLSFIHIAAVVAGWGVVALFRDLRGRRVWTALAAVLLLGATLHLARQSALVRTRYASAPRNPYVYSHTSADLLRGIEHVQTAARHHPEGRAMTVKVISGEYWPIPWYLRGFERTGYWKQPPADPAAPVVILDMDTAETLGPQFDDTHTAELVGLRAGVILQFLYRNDLWQKIITPPGSHSDPASHSDSHSDSDSDSDSPPPSDSVSSFSSLSHVH, encoded by the coding sequence GTGATCAACCGCTGCGGGTTCGCCGCGCTCCTGTTTCTCCTCCTGCTCGCGGGGGCGGGCTGGGCGCGGCTGGCTGGCCTGGATCACCGCCCGATGCACACGGACGAGGCAGTGCAGGCGGTGATCTTCGGGGATCTGCTCGAGGAGGGTGACTACACCTACGATCCCTACGAGTATCACGGTCCGACGCTGATGTACGCGACACTGCCCGCCGCCCGGCTCGCCGGCGCGGAGGGGCTGGCCTCGCTCGATGAGATCCCGTTGCGCGTCGTGCCCGTCGTGTTCGGACTGCTCTGCCTGCTGCTCTCCGCGGCGCTGATACGGCCGCTGTCTTTTCCCGCGGCCTGGACGGGCGCGCTGCTCGCGGCGGTCTCGCCGGCGTTTCTGTATTACAACCGCTACTACATCCACGAGACGCTGCTGGTGTTCGGCACGTTTCTGCTCCTGATCGCGCTGGGCCGCTGGGCGCGAACACGCACCGTTTCCGCCGCCGTGCTGGCCGGGGTGGCGGCCGGGTGGATGATCGCGACCAAGGAAACGGCGGTGCTCTCGTATTTCTCCATCGCCGCAGCGGGACTCATCCTCTACCGCGGGCGCGTCTTTGCCGCTCTGCGCGATCACCCGGTGCATGGCGCCCTGGCGCTCGGCAGCGCCCTGGCGGTGACCGTCGTCTTCTACACGTCTTTCTTCACCAACCCGGAAGGTCTGGCTGCGGCCGTGCGGTCCGTGACGCACTACCTTCCCCGCGCGGGCGGGGAGGGCCACGAGAAGCCCTGGTACTATTACCTCGTCCTGTTCGGCGGCCACAGCCGGGGCGGGGTCTTCTGGAGCGAGGGGCTGATCCTGGGAATGGCCGTCTTCGGCACGATCCGCGCATGCCGGCCGCGGCGGGAAGGCGGGATGCGCGGGAGTGCGCTGGTGCGCTTCTTCGGACTGTACGCCCTGATCCTGCTGATCGTCTACTCCGCCATTCCGTACAAGATTCCCTGGCTGATGCTCTCCTTTATCCATATCGCCGCCGTGGTGGCGGGGTGGGGGGTCGTGGCGCTCTTCCGGGATCTGCGCGGACGCCGGGTATGGACCGCGCTCGCGGCCGTGCTCCTCCTCGGGGCAACCCTGCATCTCGCCCGTCAGTCCGCGCTCGTCCGTACCCGTTATGCCTCGGCGCCGCGCAATCCCTACGTCTACTCGCACACCAGCGCCGACCTGCTGCGCGGCATCGAACACGTGCAGACCGCAGCAAGGCACCATCCCGAAGGACGCGCCATGACCGTCAAAGTGATCTCCGGCGAATACTGGCCGATCCCCTGGTACCTGCGCGGGTTTGAACGCACGGGCTACTGGAAACAGCCGCCCGCCGATCCCGCCGCCCCCGTAGTCATACTCGATATGGACACCGCGGAGACGCTCGGCCCGCAATTCGACGACACGCATACCGCCGAACTCGTCGGCCTCCGCGCCGGCGTGATCCTGCAGTTTCTCTACCGTAACGATCTCTGGCAGAAAATCATCACTCCCCCCGGCTCCCACTCCGACCCTGCTTCTCACTCTGACTCTCACTCTGATTCTGACTCTGATTCTGATTCTCCTCCTCCCTCTGACTCGGTTTCCAGCTTCTCTTCCCTTTCGCATGTCCACTGA
- a CDS encoding AraC family transcriptional regulator — protein sequence MDALEYQQAFMVRLASDPQVGSLFEFLPDVFFFAKNREGRFVMANRLFFEKCGLSRLEELLGRTDHDFFPPDRAERYIKDDTYVMRTGNRIVNRIEPAPEMDGRNNLFVTSKVPLFDREGGVIGLAGIARDLNESKSNLEPYSVFTTVVEYINRHFAEPLDVPVLARMAGMSVSQFERKFRRLFQMTPRHYLIQVRVNHACRALLETADTISRIAQDSGFYDHSHLTRQFKRMKGVTPQEYRRIH from the coding sequence ATGGACGCCCTTGAATATCAACAGGCCTTTATGGTGCGGCTGGCGAGCGATCCGCAGGTGGGATCCCTGTTCGAATTTCTTCCGGACGTTTTTTTCTTCGCCAAAAACCGCGAGGGCCGCTTCGTGATGGCGAACCGGTTGTTTTTCGAAAAATGCGGACTGAGCCGCCTGGAGGAGCTGCTCGGCCGGACGGACCACGACTTCTTTCCGCCGGACCGGGCGGAGCGGTACATCAAGGACGACACCTATGTGATGCGGACCGGCAACCGCATCGTGAACCGCATCGAACCCGCCCCGGAAATGGACGGCCGCAACAACCTGTTCGTGACCTCAAAAGTTCCGCTGTTCGACCGCGAGGGTGGAGTGATCGGCCTCGCGGGCATCGCGCGCGACCTCAACGAATCCAAATCGAACCTAGAGCCGTATTCCGTGTTTACCACCGTGGTGGAATACATCAACCGGCACTTCGCCGAGCCCCTCGACGTCCCGGTGCTGGCGAGAATGGCGGGCATGTCCGTCAGCCAGTTCGAACGGAAGTTCCGCAGGCTGTTCCAGATGACGCCGCGCCACTACCTGATCCAGGTCCGCGTCAACCACGCCTGCCGCGCGCTGCTCGAAACCGCCGATACGATCTCCCGGATCGCGCAGGACTCCGGGTTCTACGATCACAGCCACCTCACCCGCCAGTTCAAGCGGATGAAGGGGGTCACCCCGCAGGAGTATCGTCGGATTCATTGA